GTTCTAATTCAGTAGGCGAGAGATTTACCACTGTTGATTTCTCCTGTTTTGAAGGGGCTAGGGACTAGGGGCTAGGAATAGCCCTTTCAAAGTGCATACATTTACAATAACTTCTTCACTCTGCGCCTCTGTGAACTCTGCGGTTAAAAAATAATTTATATAACCGCAGAGGGCGCGGAGAACACAGAGAAAGAGATTTAGCTGGTGGCGATTTCTGTCAGCATGACAATATTGTTTGGCTTCTGTTTAAACACCTTGAACAGCTTTTGTTGTAGAGGTGTGGAACTGAGAAAAACTTCGTAAGCTTGTTTGAGTGCCGTACAGTATAAATCGAGTTTTTCTGTTTGACTGGCTGCGGAATTATTATTATCAATTTCGCGAATGTATTGAGAAAACAGCTTCAAAATATGTAAGCGATTAACATGGACAACTTGAGGATCGTAATCAAGTTGAAAAAACTCAAAGTATTCCTCCGCATCGACAATTTGATTAAACTTTTCAACATCCCATGTCATGATTTCTGCTCCAAACTTTTTAACTGAGATTTCAGTTCATCTAAATGACGGTAAATTTCATAAGTTTCGGCTGCTACTGCTGTCAAGTTTTGATAATCTGTTGGCAAGCCTTCCGCTAAATCATGCAGATCCATCTTCAT
The genomic region above belongs to Calothrix sp. NIES-2098 and contains:
- a CDS encoding nitrogen fixation protein NifW, with product MTWDVEKFNQIVDAEEYFEFFQLDYDPQVVHVNRLHILKLFSQYIREIDNNNSAASQTEKLDLYCTALKQAYEVFLSSTPLQQKLFKVFKQKPNNIVMLTEIATS